In Shouchella patagoniensis, the following are encoded in one genomic region:
- the smc gene encoding chromosome segregation protein SMC, giving the protein MFLKRLEVKGFKSFAEPILIDFVPGVTSVVGPNGSGKSNIADAVRWVLGEQSAKSLRGAKMEDIIFAGSDTRKAVNVAEVSLILDNEDEHLAIDYSEVSVTRRLYRSGESEYLLNRTPCRLKDIVDLFLDSGLGREAYSIIGQGKIEEILSSKAENRRTIFEEAAGVLKYKTRKVKAEKRLSQTEDNLLRVADILNELETQVEPLQEQASIAKDYLELKEEQEALDIQVIAQEITDLHSNWTEESTKLASLKEQLIERQRKLEDSEARLKHYREKHAAMRDEVAKAQESRLRVSEELEKNEGRRGVLEERQKNALQNEEQLSAAISDKEERLEKVNEKLAYLNEAHSKLLEEKQAHDATLNELQHMLNSSKEDLAAEIEDAKGDFIEWLNEQASLRNERRYLEEQLSQKERHLQRAETEKHSLKSEHASLKQEVYEKEQLLNQARSVFEQLKRDLKTLQRDEESLKDRYYKQEAKLYEAYGVLQKITARQEALQEMEEDYAGFYHGVKEVLKQRNKALPGVIGAAAELMTVPKKIEKAIELALGAQAQHVVVADEASARQAIGFLKKQRLGRATFLPLTTMKPRLVPSTLLATLEQSQGYVGVASDLIQSNEAHKNVIDYLLGSTIIADTLPDANNLAKKSSHRYRIVTLEGDIVNPGGSMTGGSSKQNQSSLISRRREKAELITKKNQLDEAIVKLEQQVKDGKSNRDKVKQQIDELLLRQNVLEEDVGQKQRDSQDCAMRYERLNQELERMERQSSEQNAEEEKAKERLAEIGTAEVHATSEAARIEAHVEQLEKQLQTQQASKEKHQADFADMRVKQAELKQQLQYSSAQVQELETLFTQLVTELETDHEHYALIHSSSGEQALTKDSLAKRITEGHSQKQELMKTIEQLEVEEKKLNAAYDQLERETKQEQGEHTYMLDESQKLEVRVNRLDVDLDYRLNRLREEYELSYEAAVNNYPLKESLDQVKIRLTLIKRSIEELGTVNLGAIEEYDRVKERYEFLQTQKNDLLEARVSLDQAISEMDEEMVKRFSETFDQIRTHFQVVFAQLFGGGDADLVLTDKTNLLTTGIDIVARPPGKKRQQLGLLSGGERALTAIALLFAILQVRPVPFCVLDEVEAALDEANVSRFAQYLRDFSEKTQFIVITHRKGTMEGADVLYGVTMEESGVSRLVSVKLEESKQLLES; this is encoded by the coding sequence ATGTTCCTCAAGCGACTTGAAGTAAAAGGGTTTAAGTCTTTTGCAGAACCTATATTAATTGATTTTGTCCCAGGAGTAACGTCAGTAGTTGGTCCTAATGGGAGTGGAAAAAGCAATATTGCTGATGCTGTACGTTGGGTGCTTGGAGAGCAAAGCGCTAAGTCTTTGCGTGGAGCGAAAATGGAAGATATCATCTTTGCGGGAAGTGATACTCGTAAAGCGGTCAATGTCGCTGAAGTATCTCTCATTTTGGATAATGAAGATGAACATCTAGCGATTGATTATAGCGAAGTAAGCGTGACACGACGTCTATATCGGTCAGGGGAAAGCGAGTATTTACTTAACCGCACACCATGCCGCTTAAAAGATATTGTTGACTTATTTTTAGATTCTGGACTGGGTCGAGAAGCTTACTCGATTATTGGTCAAGGTAAAATTGAAGAGATTTTAAGCAGCAAAGCTGAAAATCGACGTACGATTTTTGAAGAAGCAGCTGGTGTTTTAAAATACAAAACCCGAAAAGTAAAAGCAGAAAAGAGATTAAGTCAAACGGAAGATAATTTACTTAGGGTTGCTGATATTTTAAATGAACTGGAAACACAAGTTGAGCCTTTGCAAGAACAGGCGTCAATTGCAAAGGATTACCTTGAGCTAAAAGAAGAACAAGAAGCACTCGATATCCAAGTAATTGCACAGGAAATTACTGATCTGCATAGCAATTGGACAGAGGAGTCAACAAAGTTAGCATCATTAAAAGAACAATTAATTGAACGACAAAGAAAGCTAGAGGACAGTGAAGCACGTCTTAAGCACTATCGTGAAAAGCACGCTGCAATGCGCGATGAAGTAGCCAAAGCTCAAGAATCAAGGCTTCGAGTAAGTGAAGAGTTAGAGAAAAATGAAGGTCGCCGAGGAGTGCTAGAAGAACGGCAAAAAAACGCATTGCAAAACGAAGAACAGTTAAGCGCAGCTATATCTGATAAAGAAGAGCGGCTAGAAAAAGTAAATGAGAAACTTGCTTATCTGAACGAAGCCCATTCCAAATTACTAGAAGAGAAACAAGCCCATGATGCGACTTTAAATGAGTTGCAGCATATGCTGAATAGCTCCAAAGAAGACTTGGCTGCTGAAATTGAAGACGCTAAGGGCGATTTTATTGAGTGGTTAAATGAACAAGCTTCTTTACGAAATGAACGCCGTTATTTGGAAGAACAGTTGAGTCAAAAAGAGCGACATCTTCAGCGAGCTGAAACAGAGAAACATTCACTTAAGTCAGAACATGCTTCGCTAAAGCAGGAAGTTTATGAAAAAGAGCAATTGCTAAACCAGGCGCGGTCAGTTTTTGAACAACTGAAACGAGACTTAAAAACGTTGCAACGTGATGAGGAATCTTTAAAAGATCGTTACTATAAACAGGAAGCAAAGCTATATGAAGCATATGGTGTCTTGCAAAAAATAACAGCTAGGCAGGAAGCTCTTCAAGAAATGGAAGAGGATTATGCAGGCTTTTACCATGGCGTGAAAGAAGTCCTAAAACAGAGGAACAAAGCTTTACCTGGTGTAATAGGTGCAGCGGCAGAACTTATGACTGTTCCAAAAAAGATAGAGAAAGCAATTGAGCTTGCTTTAGGTGCTCAAGCGCAACATGTTGTTGTTGCAGATGAAGCTTCAGCTCGACAAGCAATTGGCTTCCTAAAAAAACAACGGCTTGGACGAGCGACGTTTTTACCGCTGACTACAATGAAGCCTCGATTAGTTCCAAGCACATTGCTAGCAACACTAGAGCAAAGTCAAGGGTATGTTGGGGTTGCTTCAGATTTAATCCAATCAAACGAGGCACACAAAAACGTAATCGACTATTTGCTAGGTTCAACAATTATTGCCGATACGTTGCCTGATGCAAATAACCTGGCGAAAAAATCAAGTCACCGCTATCGGATTGTGACATTAGAAGGTGACATCGTTAACCCTGGTGGGTCAATGACTGGGGGAAGTAGCAAACAAAACCAGTCTTCATTAATAAGTAGAAGACGTGAAAAAGCTGAACTTATCACGAAAAAAAATCAGCTTGATGAGGCTATAGTAAAACTCGAACAGCAAGTGAAAGATGGGAAATCAAATCGTGACAAAGTGAAGCAGCAAATTGATGAGCTTCTACTACGGCAAAATGTTCTAGAAGAAGATGTTGGACAAAAGCAACGAGACTCTCAAGATTGTGCGATGAGGTATGAGCGTTTAAATCAAGAACTGGAACGTATGGAGAGGCAAAGTAGTGAGCAGAATGCTGAAGAAGAAAAAGCAAAAGAGCGTTTGGCTGAAATTGGCACAGCTGAAGTTCATGCAACTTCAGAGGCTGCGAGGATAGAGGCTCATGTTGAACAGCTTGAAAAGCAATTGCAGACACAACAAGCATCTAAAGAAAAACATCAAGCTGATTTTGCAGATATGAGAGTTAAACAAGCAGAATTAAAGCAGCAACTGCAATATAGCAGTGCGCAAGTTCAGGAGCTGGAGACATTGTTCACTCAGCTTGTAACAGAACTTGAAACAGATCATGAACATTATGCATTAATTCACTCATCAAGTGGCGAACAGGCGCTTACGAAAGATTCGCTTGCGAAGAGAATTACAGAAGGACATAGTCAGAAACAAGAGCTGATGAAAACAATTGAACAACTTGAAGTAGAAGAAAAGAAGTTAAATGCAGCTTATGACCAGCTTGAACGGGAAACGAAACAAGAACAAGGCGAACATACGTACATGCTTGATGAAAGCCAAAAATTAGAAGTTCGTGTAAATCGTCTTGATGTAGATTTAGATTATCGATTAAATCGATTGCGTGAGGAGTATGAGCTTTCTTATGAAGCGGCGGTAAATAACTACCCGCTAAAAGAATCGCTTGATCAAGTGAAAATACGTCTTACGCTCATTAAACGTTCAATCGAAGAGTTAGGGACCGTAAATCTTGGTGCTATTGAAGAGTATGACCGTGTAAAAGAACGCTATGAATTTCTCCAGACTCAGAAAAATGATTTACTCGAAGCTCGAGTATCTCTTGATCAAGCCATTTCAGAAATGGATGAAGAAATGGTTAAGCGATTTAGTGAAACCTTCGACCAAATTCGCACCCATTTTCAAGTCGTTTTCGCCCAGTTATTTGGTGGAGGCGATGCAGATCTCGTTTTAACGGATAAAACGAATCTGCTAACAACCGGAATTGATATCGTCGCTCGACCCCCAGGGAAAAAAAGACAACAGCTAGGGCTGCTTTCTGGTGGAGAGCGGGCACTTACAGCCATTGCCTTGCTCTTTGCTATTTTACAAGTGCGTCCTGTTCCTTTTTGTGTATTGGACGAAGTAGAAGCTGCGTTGGATGAGGCGAATGTAAGTCGTTTTGCACAGTACTTACGGGACTTCTCCGAAAAAACCCAGTTCATCGTTATAACACATCGTAAAGGAACGATGGAAGGGGCAGATGTTTTATATGGAGTGACAATGGAAGAGTCAGGGGTCTCTCGACTTGTTTCTGTGAAACTTGAAGAATCGAAGCAATTACTCGAAAGTTAG
- a CDS encoding DUF1128 domain-containing protein, whose amino-acid sequence MSQQLSKDEINTMLEEMKKKLNVVNGSVIKSDSVSVNKHEDLKALHKHVMRQPSFSISEMDEIVQELGQLRDRKS is encoded by the coding sequence TTGAGTCAACAACTTTCAAAAGATGAGATTAACACAATGCTTGAAGAAATGAAAAAGAAGCTAAACGTCGTGAACGGGAGTGTGATTAAAAGCGATTCTGTTAGCGTAAATAAACACGAAGATTTAAAAGCACTACATAAACATGTTATGCGTCAACCCTCTTTTTCCATCAGTGAGATGGATGAAATTGTTCAAGAACTCGGTCAACTTAGAGATAGAAAAAGCTAG
- the rnc gene encoding ribonuclease III has protein sequence MAQSSKYQRRTRQGDRKRNQRRLELTEEQKKQFDDLLVRTGLTFENRKLLIQAFTHSSYVNEQRIFSSSDNERLEFLGDAVLELAVSQYLFKSYKNMSEGDMTKLRASIVCEPSLARFAEELHFGKLVLLGKGEEVTGGRTRPALLADVFEAFIGALYMDQGLESVFMFLSRFMYPKIKEGAFTHKMDFKSQLQEFVQRDNRGQIKYLIVQERGPAHDREFVSDVQLNEKTVGTGTGRSKKEAEQLAAKQALDALNWKES, from the coding sequence ATGGCTCAATCATCTAAATACCAGCGCAGAACACGTCAAGGGGACCGAAAACGCAACCAGAGACGATTGGAACTGACAGAAGAACAGAAAAAACAGTTTGACGACTTGCTCGTTCGAACAGGATTAACGTTTGAAAATCGGAAGTTGCTTATCCAAGCTTTTACCCATTCCTCATATGTAAATGAGCAGCGAATTTTTTCTTCGTCTGATAATGAGCGATTGGAGTTTTTAGGAGATGCTGTTCTTGAATTAGCGGTTTCTCAATATCTATTCAAATCGTATAAAAATATGAGTGAAGGGGATATGACAAAGTTACGCGCTTCCATCGTGTGTGAACCATCTCTTGCTCGTTTTGCAGAAGAACTTCACTTTGGGAAGTTGGTTTTGCTTGGTAAAGGGGAAGAGGTTACAGGTGGCCGGACACGTCCTGCCTTACTTGCAGATGTGTTTGAAGCCTTTATAGGAGCTCTTTATATGGATCAAGGCCTTGAGTCTGTCTTTATGTTTTTATCGCGGTTTATGTACCCGAAAATTAAAGAAGGTGCTTTTACCCATAAAATGGATTTCAAAAGCCAACTACAAGAGTTTGTTCAACGTGACAACCGCGGACAGATTAAGTACTTGATTGTTCAAGAGCGTGGTCCAGCCCATGATCGGGAATTTGTATCAGATGTCCAATTAAATGAAAAAACGGTTGGCACTGGCACAGGACGGTCGAAGAAAGAAGCGGAGCAACTTGCTGCGAAACAAGCACTTGATGCATTGAATTGGAAAGAAAGCTAG
- the acpP gene encoding acyl carrier protein, whose amino-acid sequence MADVMERVTKIVVDRLGVEESEVKLEASFKEDLKADSLDVVELVMELEDEFDLEIADEDAEKIATVKDVVDYINNNQ is encoded by the coding sequence TTGGCAGATGTAATGGAGCGTGTAACGAAAATCGTCGTTGACCGTCTTGGTGTGGAAGAATCTGAGGTGAAGCTTGAAGCTTCTTTTAAAGAGGATCTAAAAGCAGACTCACTAGATGTAGTAGAACTAGTGATGGAGCTTGAAGATGAGTTTGACTTGGAGATTGCGGATGAAGATGCAGAAAAGATTGCTACGGTTAAAGATGTTGTCGACTACATAAATAACAACCAGTAA
- the fabG gene encoding 3-oxoacyl-[acyl-carrier-protein] reductase yields the protein MLTNKTAIVTGASRGIGKAIAMELAKKGANIVVNFAGNQSRAEEVVSDIKTLGCDAFAYQADVANSEEVNAMMKEAISRFGSIDILVNNAGITRDNLLMRMKEHEWDDVINTNLKGVFNCAKAVTRQMMKQRSGRIINVSSVVGVMGNPGQANYVAAKAGVIGLTKSLARELASRGVLVNAVAPGFISTDMTDELTSESKEAMLAQIPLGALGEPEQIAKVVRFLASEDAAYMTGQTIHVDGGMVMP from the coding sequence ATGCTTACAAATAAAACGGCAATTGTCACTGGTGCATCAAGGGGAATAGGAAAAGCTATTGCAATGGAATTAGCTAAAAAAGGTGCAAACATTGTTGTCAATTTTGCAGGAAATCAAAGCCGTGCTGAAGAAGTTGTCTCGGACATTAAAACGCTTGGGTGTGATGCATTTGCTTATCAAGCAGATGTAGCAAATAGTGAAGAAGTGAATGCGATGATGAAAGAGGCTATATCTCGTTTTGGTTCCATTGATATTTTGGTAAATAATGCCGGTATCACCCGGGATAATTTGCTCATGCGAATGAAAGAACATGAATGGGATGATGTAATTAATACGAACCTAAAAGGCGTATTTAATTGTGCAAAAGCCGTGACTCGTCAAATGATGAAGCAGCGTTCTGGACGGATTATTAATGTGTCCTCTGTTGTTGGTGTAATGGGTAATCCCGGCCAAGCTAATTATGTTGCAGCAAAGGCTGGAGTAATTGGCTTGACGAAGTCTCTTGCAAGAGAGCTAGCTTCTAGAGGAGTCCTTGTTAATGCTGTTGCACCAGGCTTTATTTCGACTGATATGACAGATGAGTTAACATCGGAATCAAAAGAGGCGATGCTTGCTCAAATACCTCTTGGGGCTTTAGGTGAACCAGAACAAATTGCAAAAGTAGTTCGGTTCTTAGCAAGTGAAGATGCCGCGTATATGACAGGCCAAACGATCCATGTTGATGGCGGTATGGTGATGCCATAA
- the fabD gene encoding ACP S-malonyltransferase, whose translation MGKVAFLFPGQGSQKVGMGQTLFEQEPKAKRFLDKADAALGFSLSTMMLNGPDEVLKQTEHAQPALVTMSAAVLELFRESGITADYVAGHSLGEYSALVASDSLAFEEAVTLVHKRGKLMQAAVPSGEGAMAAVLGLDQETLTRVCQQVSAGKEVAELANLNCPGQIVISGTVKGIEEASELAKSAGARRVMPLAVSGPFHSSLMKPAAEQFEGDLHSTQFTMPMIPLVANVTADVVHAPEVIRALLAEQIYSPVRFEESILHMVSLGVDTFIEIGSGNVLTGLVRKIDRKLQVFSVHDRNSFEQTLVALKGE comes from the coding sequence ATGGGTAAAGTGGCATTCTTATTTCCTGGACAAGGGTCGCAAAAAGTTGGCATGGGGCAGACGTTATTTGAACAAGAACCGAAAGCAAAACGGTTCTTAGATAAAGCGGATGCTGCACTGGGCTTTTCATTGTCAACTATGATGCTAAATGGACCTGATGAGGTTCTGAAGCAAACCGAGCATGCTCAGCCTGCTCTTGTAACAATGAGTGCTGCGGTACTTGAATTGTTCCGTGAGTCTGGAATTACAGCGGATTACGTAGCCGGGCATAGTTTAGGCGAATATTCAGCTTTAGTAGCTAGTGATTCATTGGCGTTTGAAGAAGCTGTTACTCTTGTCCATAAACGAGGCAAACTTATGCAAGCAGCAGTTCCGAGTGGAGAAGGGGCGATGGCAGCTGTTTTAGGCTTGGATCAAGAAACGTTAACAAGAGTATGTCAGCAAGTTTCGGCTGGAAAAGAAGTGGCAGAATTAGCTAATTTAAATTGTCCGGGTCAAATCGTTATTTCTGGAACGGTAAAAGGAATAGAGGAAGCTAGTGAATTAGCAAAGTCGGCAGGTGCAAGAAGAGTAATGCCTCTTGCTGTTAGTGGACCATTCCACTCTTCTTTAATGAAGCCGGCTGCTGAACAATTTGAAGGTGATTTGCATTCGACGCAATTTACAATGCCAATGATTCCTTTAGTTGCTAATGTCACCGCCGATGTTGTTCATGCCCCGGAAGTCATACGTGCTCTTCTAGCAGAACAGATTTATTCGCCGGTGAGGTTTGAAGAAAGCATTCTTCATATGGTTAGCCTTGGTGTAGATACGTTTATTGAAATTGGATCAGGGAATGTACTAACTGGTCTCGTCCGTAAAATTGACCGAAAGCTCCAAGTGTTTTCTGTGCATGACCGGAATTCATTTGAACAAACGCTCGTTGCGTTGAAAGGGGAGTAA
- the plsX gene encoding phosphate acyltransferase PlsX, whose protein sequence is MRIAIDAMGGDNAPSAHVRAAVRAIKEFPDLTITLIGDEEKIRAELTDEKRIDIVHTTEKIEDTDKPTTAVRRKKQASMVLAVNEVKEANADACISAGNTGALMTAGLFYIGRQKGISRPALSPMLPTRDGKGFLLLDVGANMEAKAEHLLQYAIIGEAYMQKVHQVEKPRVGLLNVGTEAGKGSELTKQAYSLLENSRVDFIGNVEARDLLEGVCDVVVCDGFSGNLVLKTIEGTAKMLFSMLKEELTSSFSSKLAAGILKPKLMSLKDKMDYSEYGGAGLFGLKAPVIKAHGSSDENAVFHAIRQARNMVEQKVVQVIADNIEDGGNANG, encoded by the coding sequence ATGAGAATTGCTATTGATGCGATGGGTGGAGACAACGCGCCGTCAGCCCATGTTCGTGCTGCGGTCCGTGCGATTAAGGAGTTTCCCGATTTAACGATTACGTTAATTGGGGATGAAGAGAAGATTCGTGCTGAATTAACCGATGAAAAGCGAATTGATATAGTACATACAACAGAGAAAATTGAAGATACTGATAAACCAACAACAGCTGTAAGGAGAAAAAAACAGGCCTCGATGGTACTTGCAGTAAATGAAGTGAAAGAAGCAAATGCGGATGCTTGTATCTCAGCAGGTAATACAGGGGCGCTGATGACAGCTGGGTTATTTTATATAGGGCGTCAAAAAGGGATAAGCAGACCTGCGCTTTCGCCGATGTTGCCTACAAGAGATGGAAAAGGTTTTTTATTATTGGATGTCGGGGCGAATATGGAGGCGAAAGCCGAGCACTTGCTTCAATATGCCATTATTGGTGAAGCGTATATGCAGAAAGTTCATCAGGTCGAGAAACCGCGGGTTGGTCTTCTAAACGTTGGCACTGAAGCTGGAAAAGGTTCAGAGTTAACGAAGCAGGCATATAGCTTATTAGAAAATAGCCGTGTTGATTTTATTGGCAATGTTGAAGCACGTGATTTGCTTGAGGGTGTCTGCGATGTTGTTGTTTGTGATGGTTTTTCAGGAAATCTTGTATTAAAGACAATTGAAGGAACGGCGAAGATGCTTTTCTCTATGTTGAAAGAAGAGTTGACAAGCTCCTTTTCTTCTAAACTTGCCGCGGGAATATTAAAACCTAAACTAATGAGTCTGAAAGATAAGATGGATTACTCTGAATACGGAGGCGCGGGGTTGTTTGGTTTGAAAGCTCCCGTTATTAAAGCCCATGGCTCTTCCGATGAAAATGCTGTTTTCCATGCAATTCGTCAGGCGAGAAATATGGTTGAACAGAAAGTTGTGCAAGTGATTGCAGATAACATAGAGGATGGTGGAAACGCAAATGGGTAA
- the fapR gene encoding transcription factor FapR — protein sequence MRKKKRERQALLNELLAGNPFLTDEELAVHFSVSIQTIRLDRMEQNIPELRARIKDVAFKHRDAVISLTPEEVFGEIIDLVLEQQAISIFEVGQDHVFTRSGIARGHHLFAQANSLAVALMNNEFVLTAKAEIQFKRPVYSGERVVAKAEVIRDAGERMRVVVNSRVNQELVFQGEFAMYKQIESVEDEDGQL from the coding sequence ATGCGAAAAAAGAAGAGAGAACGACAAGCGTTATTAAATGAATTGCTGGCAGGTAACCCTTTTCTAACAGATGAAGAACTAGCCGTTCATTTTTCTGTAAGCATTCAGACCATTCGTCTTGACCGGATGGAACAGAATATACCAGAACTTCGTGCGCGAATTAAAGATGTTGCGTTTAAACATCGAGATGCTGTGATCTCTCTTACGCCAGAAGAAGTGTTTGGAGAAATTATTGATTTGGTGTTGGAACAACAAGCGATTTCAATTTTTGAAGTAGGCCAAGATCATGTGTTTACGCGCAGTGGAATTGCTAGAGGACATCATTTGTTTGCGCAAGCCAATTCATTAGCTGTCGCTTTAATGAACAATGAATTTGTTTTAACTGCAAAAGCAGAAATTCAATTTAAACGTCCAGTCTATTCTGGAGAGCGTGTTGTTGCAAAAGCAGAAGTTATTCGAGATGCAGGGGAGCGCATGCGTGTTGTTGTAAACAGCCGTGTCAATCAAGAACTTGTTTTTCAAGGAGAGTTCGCGATGTATAAACAAATTGAATCTGTGGAAGATGAGGACGGTCAACTATGA
- the recG gene encoding ATP-dependent DNA helicase RecG — MEVKGIGEESGKLLNGLGIQTVQDLLEYFPFRYEDYSLQQPTEAVHDERVTMTGSLQSEASIRYYGKKKNRLTFRMLSDGILVTVTFFNRAFLKSKLTPGTEVTVTGKWDAHRLSITGSELKFGAVERKGDVEPVYHSSGKITSKQIQKWIASAIEMFADEVVEPLPVSLRNRYKLMGKAETIRHLHHPLKPEAVKQARRRFVYEELLYFQLKMRAFKEANREQQHGKTLDVTEENIAEFTNRLPFSLTKAQSRAIHDVVEDIRAPFRMNRLLQGDVGSGKTAVAAACMFGVVRAGAQSALMAPTEILAEQHADSLATWFEPLGLTVALLAGSVKGKKRRELLSKIESGEVDIVIGTHALIQDDVRFHSLGLVITDEQHRFGVEQRRILRDKGENPDVLFMTATPIPRTLAISVFGDMDVSVLDELPAGRKPIETYWVQHDLLERVLEFIRKEVEQGRQAYVICPLIEESEKLDVQNAIDFHAMLSAHYHGQASVGLMHGRLQASEKDEVMAAFAQNETQILVSTTVVEVGVNVPNATVMVIYDADRFGLAQLHQLRGRVGRGDAQSTCILMAQPKSEVGKERMRIMTETTDGFVLSERDLELRGPGDFFGAKQSGLPDFKLADVVHDYRALETARQDADTIIRSGALITDPEYRYLAAYLKQVGAFSGAKLD; from the coding sequence ATGGAAGTGAAAGGGATTGGAGAAGAGAGTGGAAAGCTTCTTAATGGTTTAGGCATTCAGACTGTCCAGGACTTGCTTGAATATTTTCCGTTTCGATATGAAGATTACTCCTTGCAACAGCCAACTGAAGCAGTTCATGATGAGCGTGTGACAATGACAGGAAGCCTCCAGAGTGAAGCTTCTATACGCTACTACGGTAAAAAAAAGAATCGTTTAACCTTTCGAATGTTGTCAGATGGAATTTTGGTTACCGTCACCTTTTTTAATCGGGCTTTTCTTAAAAGCAAATTAACACCGGGAACGGAAGTGACGGTTACTGGGAAATGGGATGCTCATCGACTTTCTATTACAGGTAGTGAACTGAAATTTGGTGCTGTAGAAAGAAAAGGAGATGTTGAACCTGTCTATCATAGCTCCGGGAAGATAACGAGTAAACAAATACAAAAGTGGATTGCTTCGGCGATTGAAATGTTTGCAGATGAGGTTGTAGAGCCGTTGCCAGTATCGCTCCGTAATCGGTATAAGTTGATGGGGAAGGCAGAGACAATTCGTCATTTACATCATCCTCTTAAACCAGAAGCAGTTAAACAGGCGAGGCGTCGCTTTGTTTATGAAGAATTGCTTTATTTTCAATTAAAGATGCGCGCATTTAAAGAAGCGAATCGCGAACAGCAACATGGAAAAACCCTAGATGTGACAGAAGAGAACATTGCAGAATTTACAAACCGGTTGCCTTTTTCATTAACAAAAGCACAAAGCAGGGCGATTCATGATGTGGTGGAAGATATTCGAGCGCCATTTCGAATGAACCGTTTGTTGCAAGGTGATGTAGGCTCTGGCAAAACAGCAGTAGCTGCTGCTTGTATGTTTGGTGTTGTTCGCGCGGGAGCGCAAAGTGCTTTAATGGCTCCGACTGAAATCCTTGCCGAACAACATGCTGACTCACTTGCAACGTGGTTTGAGCCATTGGGATTAACAGTTGCTTTATTGGCGGGCTCTGTCAAAGGAAAGAAGCGGCGTGAACTTTTAAGTAAAATTGAATCCGGGGAAGTTGACATCGTTATTGGAACGCATGCATTAATTCAAGACGATGTGCGCTTCCATTCATTAGGGTTAGTTATTACTGACGAGCAACATCGCTTTGGGGTTGAACAACGTCGGATTTTACGTGATAAAGGAGAAAATCCAGATGTATTGTTTATGACAGCTACTCCCATCCCTCGAACACTTGCAATTTCTGTGTTTGGTGATATGGATGTTTCTGTATTAGATGAGCTCCCGGCGGGGAGAAAACCGATAGAAACGTATTGGGTACAACATGATTTATTGGAGCGAGTGTTAGAGTTTATTCGTAAAGAAGTAGAACAAGGTAGACAAGCGTATGTGATTTGTCCCCTGATTGAAGAATCTGAAAAGCTTGATGTCCAAAATGCAATTGATTTCCATGCGATGCTGTCTGCTCATTACCATGGACAAGCGTCAGTAGGCTTGATGCACGGACGACTGCAGGCTTCAGAAAAAGACGAAGTAATGGCTGCTTTTGCGCAAAATGAGACACAAATTCTTGTTTCGACTACTGTCGTGGAAGTGGGCGTTAACGTACCTAACGCAACCGTCATGGTTATTTACGATGCAGATCGTTTTGGGTTAGCGCAATTGCACCAACTCCGTGGACGCGTGGGTCGTGGAGACGCTCAATCAACGTGTATTTTGATGGCGCAACCTAAATCAGAAGTTGGGAAAGAGCGGATGCGCATTATGACGGAAACGACAGATGGGTTCGTTTTGTCAGAGCGTGACTTGGAGTTACGAGGACCTGGAGACTTTTTTGGGGCAAAACAGAGCGGTCTACCTGATTTTAAATTGGCTGATGTGGTGCATGATTATCGAGCGCTTGAAACAGCTAGGCAAGATGCAGACACAATTATTCGCTCTGGTGCCTTAATTACTGATCCAGAGTATCGTTACTTGGCAGCTTATTTAAAACAAGTTGGGGCTTTTTCAGGAGCAAAGTTAGATTAA